One Bythopirellula goksoeyrii genomic window, CCATTTCCCGAGCGACTGCTCATCGAACTCAAGCACCTAATTATCAGCCACCATGGGGAATACGAATACGGCAGTCCAAAACTACCTATGACCCTTGAGGCGATCGTGCTTCACCTCTTGGACAACCTCGATGCGAAGGTGGCAAGTTTCAGTCAACTGATGGCCGACTGCCCCAACAGCGAAAGTAACTGGACGCAATACTTCTCACAGATCGGCCGGAAGCTGTTCAAGCCGGAAAAGGAGGATTGAGGGCAGAATGCTCGTAGCTAGATAAGTCAGAATAGACCTAGCTTGAATATGAGGTAAAATAGAGAGGCGTTAGATCATACTTTCAATCATAGTTTCTTGAACTCATGGACAAACATCGTCTCGACAAGACTGCTATTCGACTAGTACCTCTGGAAGAAGAGGGAGACGACCGCGCCTTCTGGGCCACCAAGACTCCGACGGAACGTTTGGCCGCCTTGGAGTGTCTTAGAAGAGCTGTTTACGGAAACGAATTGTGTGAGGCAAAAATGCTGAGGGTGATTCGGGTTATTGACTGCCCATGGAGTACGAGCACTTCCTGAGCGATTTCCGAAACTACACGTTATCGATCCACATGATGTGAAGTAATCAATAGATGCCGAACAGAATATTATTATTGTTCGTCTTCCTTTTTTGGACGGGTCTGTGGCTGTTCTGCAAACTCGACAATCTTAGAAAAGGCAAATCATTTTCCGACGGACCTTCACTGATCCTAATTGTCCTTATTTGCTCTATAGTGGCAATTGCATTGGGTATCAGTTTGAACTACTTCATGCCTTGGCTAGGAACGATGGCCATCGCTGTGATTCATTTAATCTGGGTTATTTTATCTATGTATTTAATAAGGAAGCCTGATCAAAATGGCAAATTAAGCAGATGACCTTCCAGCGACTCGTTGAGTCGCGGCTAACTCGTATTCTAACTTGACCTTCCACCAGATACTCACCCCCCTCCCCTTTATGCCTGACATCCAAGACGCCATACTCCGTTATGTGACCGACCCCAAGTATCGTCCCATCAAGCCGGCGACCATTGCCAAGCGACTGGGTCTGGAAGGAGATGATGTTGCGCGTACCAAAAAAATCGTTAAGCAACTCGTAAAGCAGGGCAAGCTTGCTTATGGCCCGAGCCACTTGGTCTTCGCCGCCGAGAATGGAGATCTGCAACTGCCGGACAAGAATAAGAAATCCGAGAAAAACCTCGTCGGTACGTTTCGGCGAGCTGAAGGGGGATTTGGCTTTGTCCGGCCCGAAGGTACCCCCGCCGGCACCGGTCGTGATGCCGACATCTTTGTCCCCGCCAATGGAGCGGGCGACGCTGCCAACGGCGACATCGTCCGATTGCGGCTAAGCGGCAAAGTAGGTCGCCAAGGCAAAAGCGAAGGCCGAGTGATCGATGTTGTCGAACGGGCGACCAATCGATTCGTAGGGACCTATCTCGTCGAAGGAGGCATGGGTCTGGTGCAGATCGACGGGAAAGTGTTTTCAAAACCCGTCTTCGTAGGCGACCCCGGTGCGAAGGGTGCCCAACCCGAGGACAAAGTCGTAGTGGAAATGGTCCGCTTCCCCTCGCATGTTCGGGATGGCGAAGGGGTGATAATCGAAATCCTTGGTCAGAGAGGTCAACCCGGGGTCGATACGCTTTCGATTGTTCGTGAGTACAACCTGCCCGGGGAGTTCTCTGAAGCTGCCTTGGAAGATGCCAGGGAACAAGCGGAGTTGTTTGACGAAAACAATCACAAGCACCGCCAGGACATTACTGCCGAGACGGTCATCACCATTGATCCTGCTACGGCTCGCGATTTCGATGACGCAATTTCGCTCACGCGATTGGACAACGGGCACTGGCTTTTAGGGGTTCACATTGCCGACGTGTCGCATTTTGTACGGCCGAAATCGCCCCTGGATCAGGAGGCGCGGGAACGAGCCACCAGCGTCTATCTGCCGGACCAGGTGATCCCCATGCTACCAGAGATCATCTCGAATAACCTCGCCAGCTTGCAGCCCGACAAGGTCCGGTTTGCACTTACGGCACGAATCGAGTTCAGTCCCGAAGGAGTGCGTGTTGGCACCGAAGTGTTCAAGAGTGCGATCAAGAGCTGTCGACGATTTACTTATGAAGAGGTCGACAGCTTCCTTGCGGATCGTACCCTATGGAAAACTAAGCTCACTCCGGAAGTTCATGGCCTCCTCAGCCGCATGCACGAGTTGGCCATGATGCAGAGAGAGAGACGGATGAAGCGAGGTTCTCTCGAACTGAACATGCCTGAATTGGAAATCGATCTCGACAAAGATGGTACCGTGGCGGGTGCTCATGTAGCAGAAAATACGGAGAGCCACCAGATTATCGAAGAGTTCATGCTGGCGGCCAATGAAGCGGTAGCAGAGATGTTGGCCGACAAGGGTTTACATTTCCTTCGCCGTGTGCACGGAGCCCCGGAGCCACGCAAACTTAAGTCGCTCACCGATTTCGTGGGTGAACTAGGCCTCAAGACGGAAAGTCTAGAAAGTCGGTTTGCGCTGCAAGATTTGCTCAACGCTGTGAAGGGAGATTCCCGCGAGCATGCCGTCAACTATGCCGTCCTGCGGTCGATGCAGCGGGCAGTGTACAGTCCCGACGAAGAGGGCCATTTTGCCTTGGCAAGCAAATGCTATTGCCACTTCACCTCACCGATCCGTCGCTACCCTGACTTGACGATCCATCGTCTCGTCGAAGCCGTGAGCCGCGGGAAGAGTCCTGAACAACATCTTGGCGAGTTACTCACACTTGGTGATCATTGTAGCGACCGTGAACAACGGGCAACCGAGGCCGAACGTGAGCTTAAAAAGGTAAAACTTCTGCTCTATCTGCAAGATAAAGTGGGAATGAAGATGGACGGAATTGTCACCGGAGTGGAAAACTTTGGGCTTTTCATTATGGGAACGCATCTCCCCGCCGAAGGCTTCGTCCATATCACGTCCCTAGCCGATGACTATTACAAATTCGATCGCGCCGGACACGTCCTCCGCGGATTCCGCTCAGGCAACACCTATCGACTTGGCGACCCAGTGAAGGTGGCAGTCGCAGCGGTAGACGTCGAGCGGCGAGAACTCGACATGCGACTCTTGGAGAAAACGGGGGGCAGCGCCGCTGGCAGCGCCGCGAAGCACAAGCCCGATAAGAAAACTCGCCAGCAAAAGCCCCGCAAGGGCAAGGGGAAAGCAAAGCGAAAGCGAAAGTAGCCACGAGTACTTCCCTGCCTCGCCCCCTGGCAGGTCCGTGATAAACCGGTAGAATACGGCTTCCCACCGGACTCTTGAACGGATTTTGTCATGTCTACGAACAATCAACTGGCTCACACTCCCCTCTTTGATTGGCACAGTGCGCATGGTGGGCGCATGGTCGAGTTCTCGGGCTGGTCAATGCCCGTGCAATACACCAGCATCGTGGAGGAACACCAGGCAACCCGTACTGCCGTCGGCCTATTCGACATTTCGCATATGGGCCGCGTGCTGGTCAATGGGCCTGATGCCGCGAAATATCTCGACCACTTGTTAACGCGGTCGGTCGTGGATATGAAGCCCCACCAGATTCGCTACTCGCTCGTTTGCAATGAAGCGGGAGGAATTCTCGATGATGTGCTTTGCTATCGGGTGACGCTAGAGAATGGCGAGCATTCGGGCTATGGCCTTGTCGTGAATGCAGGCAACCGCCAGAAAATACTCGCCTGGATGGAAAACCAACAAGCCGACTTCGATGTCAAACTCGAAGACATTACTACAGCCTACGGCATGTTTGCCATGCAAGGTCCGCGGGCGATCGAGATTTTTGATCCACACACTTCCTGTGAACTGACCTCCATGCGTTATTACACAGGGCAAGTGGCCCAAGTCTGCGGCGTCGAATGTTTTGTGAGCCGCACGGGCTACACGGGTGAAGACGGTTGCGAGATCGTTTGCCCTTCGGAGCAGCTTCCGGCGGTGTGGGAACAACTGATCACCTCAGCCTCTGCCGTGGGGGGCCGTGCTGTCGGATTGGGGGCGCGCGACACGTTGCGTCTCGAAGCGGGGATGCCCCTTTATGGACATGAGCTCGACGAGTCAACCAACCCGATTCAGGCGGGACTCGATTTTGCGGTTAACCTACGCGACCGAGAATTCATTGGCCGCGAAGCGATTGTTGGATTCCAGCGTGACCACAAACAATCGGTTCGCGTTGGAATCCAAATGGAGGGCAAGCGAGTCGCCCGCGAGGGGGCGACTGTACTGCTCGGGGACCAACAAGCAGGGAATGTCACCAGCGGGACGTTCTCTCCAACCTTTAATCATCCCATCGCGATGGCGTATGTATGCACCTCGGCAGCCGCACCAGGAACGCCGTTGGCTGTCGATATACGTGGTCAAGAGCATCCCGCACAGGTTGTTCCCCTACCCTTCTATGAGCGAGGGAAGTAGGTGAAGATTGAGAGTTGAGAGTAAAAAAAAGATGACGGCGGCACGCACTTCAGTGCGTCTGCGAACCAACTACAACATCAGTATTTATTAGCGTCTGGGGAGACAGTATTGTGAAGCAAGAAGAATTGCACTACGCGAAGACCCACGAATGGGTTGCCGTTGCCGAAGAAGGGGGCGCTCAAATCGCCACGGTCGGAATCTCAGCGTTTGCCGTCGAAGCACTCACCGACTTGGTGTTCATCGAACTGCCTGCCGTCGGCAAACAGGTAGAAGCCGAACAACCCTTTTGTGAGGTGGAATCCGTCAAGGCCGTTAGCGATATCTATGCCCCCGTCGATGGCGAAGTGGTCGCAGTGAACACAGCCCTGCCCGATGCGCTAGAAACGCTAAGCAGCGATCCCTATGGCGCAGGTTGGATCGCCAAGATCAAAATTACTAACGATGCAGGCTTGGCTAACCTACTCGACTACGCCGCGTATCAGAAACAATGCGAAGAGGAGAATTAAGTGAACAATGTTCAATGACCAATGCTCAATGGGAATTCCTTGGTCATTGGTCATTGCAAATTGGTTCTTCCCCCAATTATGCCCTACCACTACAACACTCCTGAAGACAAGCAGGCCATGCTCGCGGCAATTGGTGCCGAGTCCGTGGACGTACTGTTTGATGCGATTCCCTCCGAGCTAAAGCTCGACCGCCCTCTGGATCTGCCTCCTGCTTTGTCGGAGATGGAACTTGATCAGCACATGCGTGAATTGGCTTCGCACAACACACCGGCTGGCGAAGCGGTC contains:
- the gcvH gene encoding glycine cleavage system protein GcvH, yielding MKQEELHYAKTHEWVAVAEEGGAQIATVGISAFAVEALTDLVFIELPAVGKQVEAEQPFCEVESVKAVSDIYAPVDGEVVAVNTALPDALETLSSDPYGAGWIAKIKITNDAGLANLLDYAAYQKQCEEEN
- the gcvT gene encoding glycine cleavage system aminomethyltransferase GcvT gives rise to the protein MSTNNQLAHTPLFDWHSAHGGRMVEFSGWSMPVQYTSIVEEHQATRTAVGLFDISHMGRVLVNGPDAAKYLDHLLTRSVVDMKPHQIRYSLVCNEAGGILDDVLCYRVTLENGEHSGYGLVVNAGNRQKILAWMENQQADFDVKLEDITTAYGMFAMQGPRAIEIFDPHTSCELTSMRYYTGQVAQVCGVECFVSRTGYTGEDGCEIVCPSEQLPAVWEQLITSASAVGGRAVGLGARDTLRLEAGMPLYGHELDESTNPIQAGLDFAVNLRDREFIGREAIVGFQRDHKQSVRVGIQMEGKRVAREGATVLLGDQQAGNVTSGTFSPTFNHPIAMAYVCTSAAAPGTPLAVDIRGQEHPAQVVPLPFYERGK
- the rnr gene encoding ribonuclease R, coding for MPDIQDAILRYVTDPKYRPIKPATIAKRLGLEGDDVARTKKIVKQLVKQGKLAYGPSHLVFAAENGDLQLPDKNKKSEKNLVGTFRRAEGGFGFVRPEGTPAGTGRDADIFVPANGAGDAANGDIVRLRLSGKVGRQGKSEGRVIDVVERATNRFVGTYLVEGGMGLVQIDGKVFSKPVFVGDPGAKGAQPEDKVVVEMVRFPSHVRDGEGVIIEILGQRGQPGVDTLSIVREYNLPGEFSEAALEDAREQAELFDENNHKHRQDITAETVITIDPATARDFDDAISLTRLDNGHWLLGVHIADVSHFVRPKSPLDQEARERATSVYLPDQVIPMLPEIISNNLASLQPDKVRFALTARIEFSPEGVRVGTEVFKSAIKSCRRFTYEEVDSFLADRTLWKTKLTPEVHGLLSRMHELAMMQRERRMKRGSLELNMPELEIDLDKDGTVAGAHVAENTESHQIIEEFMLAANEAVAEMLADKGLHFLRRVHGAPEPRKLKSLTDFVGELGLKTESLESRFALQDLLNAVKGDSREHAVNYAVLRSMQRAVYSPDEEGHFALASKCYCHFTSPIRRYPDLTIHRLVEAVSRGKSPEQHLGELLTLGDHCSDREQRATEAERELKKVKLLLYLQDKVGMKMDGIVTGVENFGLFIMGTHLPAEGFVHITSLADDYYKFDRAGHVLRGFRSGNTYRLGDPVKVAVAAVDVERRELDMRLLEKTGGSAAGSAAKHKPDKKTRQQKPRKGKGKAKRKRK